One stretch of Pradoshia sp. D12 DNA includes these proteins:
- a CDS encoding VUT family protein produces MRILFYLVSIVTANVLTARFAPLEFWIFIIPMGSFLIGATFIFRDLVQNKLGRKRTYGFIFLALVLSATASYLLGDTLIIVAASALSFLIAETTDTEIYTRLKLPMAWRVFYSGMVGGLLDSVVFVIVGLSPLGAGYIPWSAVPAAIIGQIIVKTVMQMIGAYLLGQGLSYKEKYLAKV; encoded by the coding sequence ATACGCATTCTATTCTATTTAGTATCAATTGTAACGGCAAATGTACTGACAGCGCGCTTTGCTCCATTAGAATTTTGGATATTCATTATTCCAATGGGATCGTTCTTAATTGGTGCAACCTTTATCTTCCGTGATTTGGTTCAAAATAAACTTGGTCGTAAGAGGACCTATGGTTTTATTTTCTTAGCTTTAGTATTATCAGCAACTGCATCTTATTTATTAGGAGATACTCTAATTATCGTCGCAGCCTCTGCGCTATCATTCTTAATCGCAGAAACAACAGATACAGAAATTTATACACGTTTAAAACTTCCGATGGCTTGGCGTGTCTTTTATAGTGGAATGGTTGGTGGTTTATTAGATTCAGTTGTGTTCGTCATTGTAGGACTAAGCCCATTAGGAGCTGGATATATTCCTTGGTCAGCTGTACCAGCTGCAATTATTGGTCAGATTATCGTGAAAACGGTTATGCAAATGATTGGTGCATATCTATTAGGGCAAGGGTTGTCTTATAAAGAAAAATATCTGGCGAAAGTATAA
- the queC gene encoding 7-cyano-7-deazaguanine synthase QueC: MKQEKALVVFSGGQDSTTCLFWAMKNFGEVEVVTFNYGQRHALEIECAKQIANELNVHQHILDMSLLNQLAPNALTRADIEVKDGAEGELPSTFVPGRNLLFLSFAGVLARQIGAKHIITGVCETDFSGYPDCRDIFIKSFNVTINLSMEEAFVIHTPLMWLNKAETWSLADELGAFDFVKEKTLTCYHGIKADGCGECPACKLRLQGMHTYLHTKQHIGGSI; encoded by the coding sequence ATGAAGCAAGAAAAAGCATTAGTCGTGTTTAGCGGCGGACAAGATAGTACGACATGCTTGTTCTGGGCAATGAAAAATTTTGGAGAGGTAGAGGTTGTGACATTTAATTATGGGCAACGACATGCATTAGAAATTGAATGTGCAAAACAAATCGCTAATGAATTAAACGTCCATCAACATATTTTAGATATGTCATTACTTAATCAACTTGCTCCGAATGCATTAACACGCGCTGATATTGAGGTGAAGGATGGTGCGGAAGGAGAGTTGCCATCAACGTTTGTACCGGGTCGCAATTTATTATTTTTATCTTTTGCAGGTGTATTAGCGAGACAAATTGGTGCAAAGCATATTATTACAGGTGTTTGTGAAACAGATTTTAGCGGATATCCAGATTGTCGTGATATTTTTATAAAATCATTTAATGTCACAATCAATTTATCAATGGAAGAAGCCTTTGTTATACACACACCTTTAATGTGGTTGAACAAAGCAGAAACATGGTCCTTAGCAGATGAATTAGGTGCATTTGATTTTGTGAAAGAAAAGACCTTAACGTGTTATCACGGTATTAAAGCGGACGGCTGTGGTGAATGTCCCGCTTGTAAGCTGCGTCTGCAAGGAATGCACACATATTTACATACCAAACAGCATATAGGAGGATCAATATGA
- the queF gene encoding preQ(1) synthase — protein MSGRQQTEGLEDLTLLGNQNVKYAFNYAPEVLESVDNLHSDRDYFVKFNCPEFTSLCPITQQPDFATMYISYIPNKKIVESKSLKLYLFSFRNHGDFHEDCVNIIMNDLIKLLDPRYIEVWGKFTPRGGISIDPWCNYGRAGTKYEEIANHRLMNHDLYPEKIDNR, from the coding sequence ATGTCTGGTCGACAACAAACAGAAGGATTAGAGGATTTAACGTTATTGGGAAATCAAAATGTGAAGTATGCATTTAATTATGCACCTGAAGTATTAGAGTCTGTAGATAATTTACATTCAGACCGTGATTACTTTGTTAAGTTTAATTGCCCTGAGTTTACAAGTCTTTGCCCAATTACGCAGCAACCGGATTTTGCGACCATGTATATTTCGTATATTCCAAATAAAAAAATTGTAGAAAGTAAGTCACTAAAATTATATTTATTTAGTTTCCGCAATCATGGAGACTTCCACGAAGACTGTGTCAATATCATTATGAATGACTTAATTAAACTTCTGGATCCTCGTTATATCGAGGTATGGGGCAAATTTACTCCACGCGGGGGTATATCAATCGACCCTTGGTGTAACTATGGCCGTGCAGGTACGAAATATGAAGAAATCGCAAATCATCGCTTAATGAATCACGATTTATATCCCGAAAAAATTGATAATCGCTAA
- a CDS encoding YhcH/YjgK/YiaL family protein, with protein MIIDQLSNAPLYDGVHPRLKKAFAFLMENDLQALPVGKYEIENDKVFVMIQEYETKLIEDCRLEAHYSYTDIQYVIKGEERMVYINKEDTEVVEEQKENDVMFLNGEGNHLIVKEGCFAVFMPQDAHMPGVCVQQPQTVKKAVVKVLCD; from the coding sequence ATGATTATCGATCAGTTATCAAATGCTCCATTATATGATGGAGTGCATCCTAGATTAAAGAAAGCCTTCGCTTTTTTAATGGAAAATGATTTGCAAGCCTTGCCGGTAGGAAAGTATGAAATTGAAAATGACAAGGTCTTCGTAATGATTCAAGAGTATGAAACAAAGCTCATTGAAGACTGTCGCCTGGAAGCTCATTACTCATATACGGATATCCAATACGTCATTAAAGGCGAGGAAAGAATGGTTTATATAAATAAGGAAGATACAGAAGTCGTAGAGGAACAAAAAGAAAATGATGTTATGTTCTTGAATGGCGAGGGTAATCATCTTATCGTGAAAGAAGGATGTTTTGCTGTGTTTATGCCCCAAGATGCTCATATGCCAGGTGTTTGTGTGCAACAACCGCAAACTGTAAAAAAAGCAGTAGTAAAAGTATTGTGTGATTAA
- a CDS encoding metal-binding protein: MFFRRRTEERTLVLSENVFPALIIPYNGKQWLVQENRHKRTKRRIRVANGKAHKKINLVFLAIGIGAVLISSQQYVHGISVIIGYLFGTYWMNPDLDIKSNPYRRWGFLRFMWIPYQKFKHRSIWTHGYVIGDIIRYLYMMAWIMLGAGAMSILTDVPYGIYINHLEEFVIQHKLSFLSFIVGNMLSSTAHILTDHASTTFKKVF; this comes from the coding sequence TTGTTTTTTCGACGACGAACAGAAGAGCGAACACTTGTTTTGAGCGAAAATGTGTTCCCAGCTCTGATTATCCCCTATAATGGAAAACAATGGCTGGTTCAGGAGAACCGTCATAAAAGAACAAAACGGAGGATTAGGGTGGCAAACGGGAAAGCGCATAAGAAAATAAACCTAGTATTTTTAGCTATTGGAATTGGGGCCGTATTGATCAGTTCTCAACAATATGTGCATGGGATTTCCGTGATTATAGGATATCTCTTCGGCACTTATTGGATGAACCCTGATTTGGATATAAAAAGCAATCCGTATCGGAGGTGGGGATTCTTACGGTTCATGTGGATTCCCTACCAAAAATTTAAGCATCGCTCCATCTGGACACATGGGTATGTGATTGGAGATATCATCAGATATCTGTATATGATGGCTTGGATCATGCTGGGAGCAGGAGCGATGAGTATCCTGACAGATGTGCCATATGGAATTTATATCAATCATTTAGAGGAATTCGTTATTCAACATAAGTTGTCTTTCTTATCCTTTATTGTCGGGAATATGCTTTCATCTACCGCACACATTTTGACCGACCATGCTTCAACCACTTTCAAAAAGGTCTTTTAG